A window of the Gemmatimonadota bacterium genome harbors these coding sequences:
- the glpK gene encoding glycerol kinase GlpK translates to MRAPAVLAIDEGTTGVTCLVVERSGRVAGRAYSEFTQSFPRPGWVEHDPEEIWLTALRTAREALAAARDVEVRSVGITNQRETVALWERESLKPVAPAVVWQDRRTADVCARLRAEGCEEAVRERTGLLLDPYFSATKIAWLLNSGDGRLRRRAESGDLAAGTMDTWLIARLTDGEVHATDPTNASRTMLYGLTDRDWDPCLADLLAVPLELLPEIRPSAGSDPAFGTTAARHLGASLPIGGVAGDQQAALFGQGCTRAGLAKNTYGTGAFLLLHTGRTVPKPPPGLLATAACGPRGEKAYALEGSVLVAGAAVQWLRDALGLIDSAGDTEAMASALPDNGGVRFVPAFTGLGAPHWEPDARGTILGLSRGTKPAHLARAALEAMAHGSADVLDAMTAGGEIQLDELRVDGGAAVNSWLMQFQADLLAVPVRRPANVESTALGAAGLAGVSAGLWSDSTDFVNAVESASAGTDLFRPTAAAASRESERREWRRAVNAALTWARDG, encoded by the coding sequence ATGAGAGCTCCTGCGGTTCTTGCCATCGACGAGGGAACGACCGGGGTCACATGTCTGGTGGTCGAGCGGAGCGGGCGAGTGGCGGGCCGGGCCTACTCCGAATTCACCCAGAGCTTTCCACGGCCGGGCTGGGTCGAGCACGATCCCGAGGAGATCTGGCTGACCGCTCTGCGGACGGCGCGCGAGGCCCTCGCCGCCGCGAGAGATGTGGAGGTGCGCTCGGTGGGGATAACCAATCAGCGGGAAACGGTGGCGCTTTGGGAGCGCGAGAGTCTGAAGCCGGTCGCGCCCGCCGTCGTCTGGCAGGATCGACGCACTGCGGACGTCTGCGCAAGGCTCCGGGCCGAGGGATGCGAAGAGGCCGTTCGGGAGCGGACCGGCCTTCTTCTCGATCCGTACTTTTCGGCGACCAAGATCGCCTGGTTGCTGAACTCCGGAGACGGGCGTCTGCGCCGCCGGGCCGAGTCCGGGGATCTTGCCGCCGGAACCATGGACACGTGGCTGATCGCGCGCCTGACCGATGGAGAGGTCCACGCGACCGATCCCACCAACGCCTCGCGCACCATGCTCTACGGGCTGACGGACCGCGATTGGGATCCGTGTCTGGCCGATCTGCTCGCGGTGCCGCTGGAGCTGTTGCCGGAGATCAGGCCGAGCGCAGGGTCGGATCCGGCTTTCGGCACGACCGCCGCCCGCCACCTCGGTGCCTCTCTGCCCATCGGCGGCGTAGCCGGAGACCAGCAGGCGGCTTTGTTCGGCCAGGGCTGCACCCGTGCGGGGCTGGCCAAGAACACCTACGGGACCGGCGCCTTCCTCCTCCTTCATACCGGGAGGACGGTCCCCAAACCGCCCCCCGGGCTGCTGGCGACGGCGGCTTGCGGTCCGAGAGGCGAGAAAGCCTACGCGCTGGAAGGGTCCGTTCTCGTGGCGGGAGCTGCCGTTCAGTGGCTCCGAGACGCCTTGGGCCTCATCGATTCCGCCGGCGACACCGAGGCCATGGCGAGCGCATTGCCCGACAACGGCGGGGTCCGCTTCGTGCCCGCGTTCACCGGCCTGGGGGCGCCGCACTGGGAACCCGACGCGCGCGGAACCATCCTCGGGCTGAGCCGGGGGACCAAACCGGCGCACCTCGCCCGGGCCGCCTTGGAGGCGATGGCGCACGGCAGCGCGGACGTCCTGGACGCGATGACCGCCGGAGGCGAGATTCAGCTCGACGAGCTGCGAGTGGACGGCGGTGCTGCGGTGAACTCCTGGCTCATGCAGTTTCAGGCCGACCTGCTGGCCGTCCCGGTCAGGCGCCCCGCCAACGTGGAGAGTACCGCGCTCGGCGCGGCCGGGCTGGCCGGGGTCTCGGCCGGACTGTGGAGCGACTCCACCGACTTCGTCAACGCCGTCGAATCCGCTTCCGCCGGAACCGACCTCTTCCGGCCGACCGCTGCTGCGGCCTCACGGGAATCTGAACGGCGAGAGTGGCGGCGGGCCGTCAATGCCGCTCTGACCTGGGCCCGAGACGGATGA
- a CDS encoding TIGR00725 family protein: protein MRKLPKRPIRVAVIGAGDATELEYETARTLGRELALAGAVVVCGGRGGVMEGAARGAADAGGASVGILPGEETAAANPWITIPLASGLGHARNALVAGAGHVVLAVGGSWGTLSEIALARARGIEVGTLLEPPTHLGLPNFSEPAEAAAWAVECAREAGRP, encoded by the coding sequence ATGAGAAAGCTGCCGAAACGACCCATTCGCGTCGCGGTGATCGGTGCCGGCGACGCCACCGAGCTCGAGTACGAGACGGCCCGAACGCTCGGGCGCGAGCTGGCTCTTGCGGGAGCCGTCGTGGTGTGCGGGGGGCGGGGAGGAGTCATGGAGGGCGCAGCCCGGGGGGCCGCCGATGCGGGCGGCGCCTCGGTGGGGATCCTTCCGGGAGAAGAGACCGCAGCGGCCAATCCGTGGATAACTATCCCACTTGCCAGCGGTCTCGGCCACGCTCGCAACGCCCTCGTCGCCGGAGCGGGCCATGTGGTCCTCGCGGTCGGCGGCTCTTGGGGCACCCTCTCCGAGATCGCCCTGGCCCGGGCTCGCGGAATCGAGGTCGGAACTTTGCTCGAACCGCCCACACACCTGGGGCTGCCGAACTTCTCGGAGCCGGCGGAGGCTGCGGCCTGGGCGGTGGAGTGCGCGAGAGAGGCGGGCAGACCCTAA
- the maf gene encoding septum formation protein Maf, whose amino-acid sequence MSGEDAGPRIVLASASPRRADILSQLGVAFEVRPAGVDESIKDGEEPGRYVERLARAKASFVAGCESTSAGETGAKGRPLLVIGGDTAVVHCGRILGKPASSEEAVDMLSALAGGSHEVLTAVAVFEADGDRLLAASTTVSSVVRFRAFDRRFAREYVATREPMDKAGAYGVQKLGAAVVERIEGDFYSVMGLPVAALLSLLERLGWRYDFTALVRAQARRSER is encoded by the coding sequence ATGAGCGGGGAGGACGCCGGTCCGCGTATCGTGCTTGCGTCGGCGTCGCCGCGCCGTGCCGACATCCTCAGCCAGCTCGGGGTCGCCTTCGAGGTTCGCCCGGCCGGGGTGGACGAGTCGATCAAGGATGGAGAGGAGCCAGGTCGGTACGTTGAGCGTCTCGCCCGGGCCAAGGCGAGCTTCGTGGCGGGGTGCGAGTCGACCTCAGCGGGCGAAACGGGTGCAAAGGGTCGCCCCCTGCTCGTGATCGGCGGAGACACCGCGGTGGTCCACTGCGGTCGCATCCTGGGCAAGCCGGCGAGCTCGGAGGAAGCCGTGGACATGCTGAGCGCTTTGGCCGGCGGGAGCCACGAGGTGCTTACTGCGGTTGCGGTCTTCGAAGCCGACGGCGACAGGCTCCTTGCGGCGTCGACGACGGTGAGCTCGGTGGTCAGATTCAGAGCCTTCGACCGGAGGTTCGCCCGCGAATACGTCGCCACCCGGGAGCCGATGGACAAGGCCGGAGCCTACGGCGTGCAGAAATTGGGGGCGGCGGTGGTGGAGCGTATCGAGGGCGACTTCTACTCGGTCATGGGTCTTCCGGTCGCCGCCTTGCTCTCGCTCCTGGAGAGGTTGGGGTGGCGCTACGACTTCACGGCGCTGGTACGTGCGCAGGCCCGGCGGTCGGAACGATGA
- the dtd gene encoding D-tyrosyl-tRNA(Tyr) deacylase gives MRVLLQRVDSASVTVNGKVVGAVGPGLLLLVGFGGAGGGKDPQVDLEWMADKVVGLRVFPDERGRMNRSLNEVGGGLLVVSQFTLYGDVAKGRRPSFVKALAPTKAEALYEDFVEALRERAGGRVETGRFGAYMLVESVNAGPVTLWLER, from the coding sequence GTGAGGGTCCTCCTTCAGCGGGTGGATTCCGCCTCCGTCACCGTGAACGGGAAGGTCGTGGGAGCCGTCGGTCCGGGACTCCTGCTTTTAGTCGGTTTCGGAGGCGCGGGCGGTGGCAAGGACCCCCAGGTCGACTTGGAATGGATGGCCGACAAGGTGGTCGGCCTGCGGGTCTTCCCCGACGAGCGCGGAAGGATGAACCGGTCGTTGAACGAGGTGGGGGGCGGACTGCTGGTGGTCAGCCAGTTCACCCTTTACGGCGACGTCGCCAAGGGCAGGCGGCCCAGCTTCGTCAAGGCGCTTGCGCCCACGAAGGCCGAGGCGCTCTACGAGGATTTCGTCGAGGCTTTGCGCGAGCGGGCGGGCGGGCGCGTTGAGACCGGGCGTTTCGGCGCATATATGCTGGTGGAGTCGGTGAACGCGGGTCCGGTCACGCTCTGGCTCGAACGATGA
- the lysA gene encoding diaminopimelate decarboxylase has translation MGPAGSKSVLSIGGVGAPELAERYGTPLYVYDVALVEELARGFLEAFAAEGTLLAYSVKANGNLTILHRLAALGCGADVTSAGELHRALKAGVEPSRIVFAGVGKSEAEIRAGLATGICAFNVESASELRRIERVARTEGVRARVGVRVNPDVDAATPHEFTRTGRAADKFGVPWREVVGLFEWAAERDALAPRGLAMHIGSQIVETAPYAEALERVAGLAEQLMAAGFPLEYLDIGGGFGIGYDGGERLDFRALAEEVVPRVVGLGLRLILEPGRAIVGEAGVLLTRVEYVKRTAGKTFVIVDGGMSELLRPSHYGGFHAIEIAGDAEAVNGVGTGGKARNESAPDPGGRSREAVDVVGPVCESGDFLARDRRLPRLPAEGELLAVRTAGAYGFTMASNYNGRPRPAEVMVERGAARIVRRRETLDDLIRGEELPT, from the coding sequence TTGGGGCCTGCGGGAAGCAAGAGCGTGCTGAGCATCGGCGGAGTTGGCGCGCCCGAGCTCGCGGAGCGGTACGGCACGCCTCTGTACGTCTACGACGTAGCCCTCGTCGAGGAGCTGGCTCGCGGATTTCTGGAGGCGTTCGCCGCCGAGGGTACCCTGCTCGCCTACTCGGTGAAGGCCAATGGTAATCTCACGATACTGCACAGGTTGGCCGCGCTCGGATGCGGTGCCGACGTGACCAGTGCGGGCGAACTGCACAGGGCGCTCAAGGCCGGCGTCGAACCGAGCAGGATCGTCTTCGCCGGGGTAGGCAAGAGCGAGGCCGAGATCCGTGCGGGGCTCGCGACCGGGATTTGCGCGTTCAACGTCGAGAGCGCTTCCGAACTCCGCCGGATCGAGCGCGTGGCCCGAACGGAGGGAGTGCGCGCCCGTGTCGGCGTGAGGGTGAATCCGGATGTCGATGCGGCGACTCCCCACGAGTTCACGCGCACGGGCCGGGCGGCGGACAAGTTCGGAGTTCCCTGGCGGGAAGTGGTAGGGCTCTTCGAGTGGGCGGCGGAACGGGATGCGCTGGCTCCCCGAGGATTGGCGATGCACATCGGCTCTCAGATCGTCGAGACCGCGCCGTACGCCGAGGCGCTGGAGCGGGTGGCCGGGCTTGCGGAGCAACTCATGGCGGCGGGCTTTCCCCTGGAGTATCTCGACATCGGCGGCGGATTCGGAATCGGCTACGACGGTGGGGAACGGCTCGATTTCCGCGCGCTCGCCGAAGAGGTCGTGCCTCGGGTGGTCGGACTCGGTCTCCGCCTTATCCTGGAGCCGGGACGGGCGATCGTCGGCGAGGCGGGTGTGCTGCTCACGCGAGTCGAGTATGTGAAGCGTACCGCCGGCAAGACCTTCGTGATCGTGGACGGCGGGATGAGCGAGCTGCTCCGACCTAGCCACTACGGGGGCTTCCATGCGATCGAAATCGCAGGCGACGCCGAAGCCGTGAACGGCGTCGGCACGGGTGGGAAGGCGAGGAACGAGTCCGCGCCGGACCCGGGGGGCCGGAGCCGCGAAGCCGTCGACGTGGTCGGTCCGGTGTGCGAGAGCGGCGACTTTCTGGCTCGGGACCGAAGGCTCCCCCGGCTGCCTGCGGAAGGCGAACTGCTTGCGGTGCGTACCGCCGGTGCCTACGGGTTCACCATGGCCTCCAACTACAACGGAAGACCCAGGCCGGCCGAAGTCATGGTCGAGCGCGGCGCCGCGAGGATCGTCCGCCGGCGTGAGACGCTCGACGACCTGATTCGAGGGGAGGAGCTTCCGACATGA
- the proS gene encoding proline--tRNA ligase: protein MSDDRKLTSQATDFSAWYNEVVQRAELADYSPVRGSMVIRPWGYAIWENMQAGLDAMFKETGHENAYFPLLIPLSFIEREKEHVEGFAPELAIVTKAGGKELDEPYVVRPTSETIIYAMYAKWVQSYRDLPILLNQWCNVMRWEMRTRLFLRTAEFLWQEGHTAHASAEEADSEARLILGLYRTFMEEWMAMPPITGLKSDSEKFAGAVRSYACEALMADAKALQAGTSHFLGQNFARQFNLKFQTEAGEEEYAWNTSWGVSTRLIGGLVMTHGDDSGLVLPPRLSPVQVVIVPIPKGKRSSLVMEGAERALARLRAEGVRAKIDARAHLSPGAKYFEWERKGVPLRIEIGPRDVEKGQLALAPRVRGDGPRREFAPEEELLAQVPARLDSIQAGLLNAAHARREAASVRGVNSINELAEALDGGAGFVYTGWSGDPEVEREVKDRTMATIRAIPDPDFASSETPSKCVSQKSEAAHEVAWARAY, encoded by the coding sequence ATGTCCGACGACCGCAAGCTCACGTCCCAGGCCACCGACTTCTCCGCCTGGTACAACGAGGTAGTCCAACGCGCCGAGCTCGCCGACTACTCGCCCGTTCGCGGCAGCATGGTGATCCGCCCGTGGGGATACGCCATCTGGGAGAACATGCAGGCCGGCCTGGATGCGATGTTCAAGGAGACGGGTCACGAAAACGCCTACTTCCCCCTCCTCATCCCACTCAGCTTCATCGAGCGGGAGAAGGAGCACGTGGAGGGATTCGCGCCCGAGCTCGCCATCGTGACGAAGGCTGGCGGCAAGGAGCTAGACGAGCCCTACGTGGTGCGGCCCACCTCCGAAACCATCATCTACGCGATGTACGCCAAGTGGGTGCAGAGCTACCGCGATCTCCCTATCCTTCTCAACCAGTGGTGCAACGTCATGCGCTGGGAGATGCGCACGCGGCTGTTCCTGCGCACGGCCGAGTTCCTCTGGCAGGAGGGCCACACCGCCCACGCCAGCGCCGAAGAGGCCGACAGCGAGGCTCGGCTCATCCTGGGCCTCTACCGGACCTTCATGGAAGAGTGGATGGCCATGCCCCCGATCACGGGGCTCAAGAGCGACTCTGAGAAATTCGCGGGTGCGGTGCGAAGCTATGCCTGCGAGGCGCTCATGGCCGACGCCAAGGCGCTCCAGGCGGGGACTTCGCACTTTCTGGGACAGAACTTCGCTCGCCAGTTCAACCTCAAATTCCAGACCGAGGCGGGCGAGGAGGAATACGCATGGAACACCTCATGGGGCGTCTCCACTCGGCTGATCGGCGGCCTGGTGATGACTCATGGCGACGACTCGGGGCTCGTGCTTCCGCCCAGGCTCTCACCGGTTCAGGTGGTCATCGTTCCCATTCCGAAGGGCAAGCGCTCGTCCCTGGTCATGGAGGGCGCCGAGAGGGCTCTCGCCCGGCTGCGCGCCGAAGGAGTGCGGGCTAAGATCGACGCCCGTGCGCATCTCTCGCCGGGGGCCAAGTACTTCGAATGGGAGAGGAAGGGCGTGCCGTTGAGGATCGAAATCGGACCCAGAGACGTGGAGAAGGGGCAGCTCGCACTCGCGCCCAGGGTAAGGGGTGACGGGCCTAGGAGGGAGTTCGCGCCCGAGGAGGAGTTGCTCGCTCAGGTGCCGGCGCGACTCGACTCCATCCAGGCCGGTCTCCTGAACGCGGCACACGCGCGGCGGGAGGCGGCATCGGTGCGAGGGGTGAATTCGATCAACGAGCTTGCGGAGGCCCTCGACGGTGGCGCGGGTTTCGTGTACACCGGCTGGAGCGGGGATCCCGAGGTCGAGCGGGAGGTCAAGGATCGGACCATGGCCACCATCCGGGCCATCCCGGATCCCGATTTCGCTTCCTCCGAAACCCCCTCGAAGTGCGTTTCCCAGAAGAGCGAAGCGGCCCACGAGGTGGCGTGGGCGAGGGCTTACTGA